A genomic stretch from Thunnus maccoyii chromosome 19, fThuMac1.1, whole genome shotgun sequence includes:
- the tmem203 gene encoding transmembrane protein 203, with translation MLFSLRELVQWLGFATFELFLHLLALLVFSMLVALRADMFTPALSWWLVFVPLFSADGLSTYFTAIVSIRLYQENEKRLAVLRLLWVLTVLSLKLVCEVLLCQKLAEQEQARDLWFGLIVSPLFILLQLLMIRACRVN, from the coding sequence ATGTTGTTCTCCCTGCGGGAACTTGTCCAATGGCTTGGCTTTGCCACCTTTGAACTCTTCCTTCACCTGCTAGCTTTGCTGGTCTTCAGCATGCTGGTTGCTCTGCGAGCCGACATGTTCACCCCCGCGCTGAGCTGGTGGCTGGTGTTCGTCCCTCTGTTCTCTGCCGACGGCCTCAGCACCTATTTCACAGCCATCGTGTCCATCCGGCTCTACCAGGAGAATGAGAAGCGGTTGGCAGTGCTGCGGCTCCTCTGGGTGCTGACGGTGCTCAGCCTGAAGCTGGTTTGCGAGGTACTGCTGTGCCAGAAGCTGGCGGAGCAGGAGCAAGCCAGAGACCTGTGGTTTGGCCTCATCGTCTCACCACTGTTcatcctgctgcagctgctgatgaTACGAGCGTGCCGTGTCAACTGA